In Xenopus laevis strain J_2021 chromosome 2S, Xenopus_laevis_v10.1, whole genome shotgun sequence, a genomic segment contains:
- the rdh5.S gene encoding retinol dehydrogenase 5 S homeolog precursor has translation MWCYVLLFAIAWTIGWLLRDRQKISRFSNKYVFISGCDTGFGNLLAKRLSRKGFQVLAGCLTQAGADDLQKACPTGLTCTLLDVTNQDSINKAVEWVKSEVGDRGLYGLVNNAGIANPIGPTEWMTIQDYRKVMEVNAFGTIAVSLSFLSLIKKAQGRIINMASILGRISANGGGYCVSKYAVEAFSDSLRRDMQHFGVRVCIIEPGFFKTAVTNLDSIERSLQLLWDQMPPETRMTYGDKYFQQYLKVQRLIMNFICDPDISKVPKCIEHALQARYPRTRYSPGWDAKLVWLPASYMPAFITDTVLAFVLPKPKHSVH, from the exons ATGTGGTGCTACGTGCTTCTTTTTGCCATAGCATGGACCATTGGGTGGCTGCTAAGGGACAGGCAGAAGATTTCAAGATTCTCCAACAAATATGTCTTTATCTCTGGCTGTGACACTGGCTTTGGCAATTTGCTTGCAAAGAGACTGAGCCGAAAGGGATTCCAAGTCCTGGCTGGGTGCCTTACTCAAGCAGGAGCAGATGACCTACAGAAAGCTTGTCCTACTGGTCTCACGTGCACTTTACTGGATGTTACCAATCAGGACAGTATAAACAAGGCAGTTGAGTGGGTGAAGTCAGAGGTGGGAGACAGAG GTCTCTATGGGTTAGTTAACAATGCTGGGATCGCTAATCCTATCGGGCCCACTGAATGGATGACCATACAGGACTATAGGAAAGTTATGGAAGTCAATGCATTTGGAACCATTGCTGTCTCTTTGAGCTTTCTGTCACTGATAAAGAAGGCACAGGGGCGTATTATAAACATGGCCAGCATCCTTGGAAGGATTTCAGCTAATGGAGGAGGGTACTGCGTATCCAAGTATGCTGTCGAGGCCTTCTCTGACAGTTTAAG ACGGGACATGCAGCACTTTGGGGTAAGAGTGTGCATCATAGAGCCTGGATTCTTTAAGACGGCTGTGACTAACCTGGATTCTATTGAGCGCTCCTTGCAGCTACTCTGGGATCAGATGCCGCCTGAGACAAGGATGACCTATGGGGACAAGTATTTCCAACAAT ACCTGAAAGTGCAAAGACTCATCATGAACTTCATCTGTGATCCGGATATCTCCAAAGTGCCCAAGTGTATAGAACATGCCTTGCAAGCCCGATACCCACGCACAAGATACAGTCCAGGCTGGGATGCCAAGCTGGTGTGGCTACCAGCCTCTTATATGCCAGCATTCATTACAGACACTGTACTGGCTTTTGTACTTCCCAAACCCAAGCACAGTGTCCATTAG